The Zeimonas sediminis genome window below encodes:
- a CDS encoding NADH-quinone oxidoreductase subunit C has protein sequence MNRLEQLEANLREVLGEALVSLENRYGEITVVVRSADHVEAARRLRDDPSLRFDTMIDLCGVDWQNWGDGAWDGARFSVAMQLLSVEKNWRVRVQTFCPDDDFPMVETVTGVWPSANWYEREAFDLFGIVFEGHPDLRRILTDYGFVGHPFRKDFPVSGYVEMRYDPEQKRVVYQPVTIEPREITPRVIREEGYGAGR, from the coding sequence ATGAACCGACTCGAACAGCTCGAGGCCAACCTGCGCGAGGTGCTCGGCGAGGCGCTGGTCTCGCTCGAGAACCGCTACGGCGAGATCACCGTCGTGGTCCGCTCGGCCGACCACGTCGAGGCCGCGCGCCGCCTGCGCGACGACCCCTCGCTTCGCTTCGACACGATGATCGACCTGTGCGGCGTCGACTGGCAGAACTGGGGCGATGGCGCCTGGGACGGCGCCCGCTTCTCGGTGGCCATGCAGCTGCTGTCGGTCGAGAAGAACTGGCGCGTGCGGGTGCAGACCTTCTGTCCCGACGACGACTTCCCGATGGTCGAGACCGTGACCGGCGTCTGGCCCTCGGCCAACTGGTACGAGCGCGAGGCCTTCGACCTGTTCGGCATCGTCTTCGAGGGCCACCCCGACCTGCGCCGAATCCTCACCGACTACGGCTTCGTCGGCCACCCGTTCCGCAAGGACTTCCCGGTCTCTGGCTATGTCGAGATGCGTTACGACCCCGAGCAGAAGCGCGTCGTCTACCAGCCCGTCACGATCGAGCCGCGCGAGATCACCCCGCGCGTGATACGCGAGGAAGGCTACGGGGCAGGGCGCTGA
- a CDS encoding NuoB/complex I 20 kDa subunit family protein: MSIEGVLSQGFVTTQLDKLVNWTRTGSLWPMTFGLACCAVEMMHAGASRYDLDRFGVIFRPSPRQSDVMIVAGTLCNKMAPALRKVYDQMPEPRWVISMGSCANGGGYYHYSYSVVRGCDRIVPVDVYVPGCPPTAEALMYGILQLQAKIRREYTIARQS, from the coding sequence ATGAGTATCGAAGGTGTCCTGAGCCAGGGTTTCGTCACGACCCAGCTCGACAAGCTGGTGAACTGGACCCGCACCGGTTCGCTGTGGCCGATGACTTTCGGCCTGGCCTGTTGCGCGGTCGAGATGATGCACGCGGGCGCGTCCCGCTACGACCTCGACCGCTTCGGAGTGATCTTCCGGCCCAGCCCCCGCCAGTCCGACGTGATGATCGTCGCCGGCACGCTGTGCAACAAGATGGCGCCGGCCTTGCGCAAGGTCTACGACCAGATGCCCGAGCCCCGCTGGGTGATCTCGATGGGCTCCTGCGCCAACGGCGGCGGCTACTACCACTACTCGTACTCGGTGGTTCGGGGCTGCGACCGCATCGTGCCGGTCGACGTCTACGTGCCGGGCTGCCCGCCCACCGCCGAGGCCCTGATGTACGGAATCCTGCAGCTGCAGGCCAAGATCCGTCGCGAATACACGATCGCACGCCAGTCATGA
- a CDS encoding DUF3619 family protein codes for MNETRFISSIRQALDESADRLPMRVTHRLEQARRAALARVPERATQPARASAAVVPTLGLATAGGPGFAGNAAMGGWVLSKRDADACDRAPCLAWRIAAIVFPVAALVAGMIAFSELAAERGAAEVAELEAAVLADDVPIAAYADRGFGVFLKNSNLADE; via the coding sequence ATGAACGAAACTCGCTTCATTTCTTCGATCAGACAGGCCCTCGACGAATCCGCCGATCGTCTGCCGATGCGCGTCACTCATCGGCTCGAGCAGGCCCGCAGGGCCGCACTGGCGCGCGTGCCCGAACGTGCGACGCAACCCGCGCGCGCGTCGGCCGCCGTCGTCCCGACCCTGGGCCTGGCCACCGCCGGCGGGCCCGGATTCGCCGGGAATGCGGCCATGGGCGGCTGGGTCCTTTCCAAGCGCGACGCCGATGCCTGCGATCGCGCGCCCTGCCTGGCCTGGCGAATCGCCGCGATCGTGTTCCCGGTGGCCGCGCTGGTGGCGGGCATGATCGCCTTCAGCGAGCTGGCGGCCGAGCGCGGCGCGGCCGAAGTGGCCGAGCTCGAGGCCGCGGTGCTCGCCGACGACGTCCCGATCGCCGCCTATGCCGACCGCGGCTTCGGCGTGTTCCTGAAGAACTCGAACCTGGCTGACGAATGA
- a CDS encoding acetolactate synthase 3 catalytic subunit, with translation MELTGAEIVVRCLQEEGVEHLFGYPGGAVLYIYDEIYKQDKVQHILVRHEQAAVHAADAYSRSTEKVGVCLVTSGPGVTNAVTGIATAYMDSIPMVILSGQVPTHAIGEDAFQECDTVGITRPCVKHNFLVKDVKELASTIKKAFHIAASGRPGPVLVDIPKDVTRNKCRFDYPESVSMRSYNPVTRGHQGQLKKALGLLLGAERPMVYTGGGVILANAAPELNKLVDLLGYPVTNTLMGLGGYRASDPKFVGMPGMHGTYEANMAMQHCDVLIAIGARFDDRVIGNPKHFAQNPRKIVHIDIDPSSISKRVKVDVPIVGDVRETLVELTSLLEESFAAGKKTNTAALKAWWDQINEWRKRDCLKYKGSDEVIKPQFVVEKLWEVTKGDAFVTSDVGQHQMFAAQFYRFDKPRRWINSGGLGTMGVGLPYAMGVLMAHPGAQVACVTGEGSIQMCIQELSTCKQYDLPVKIVNLNNRYLGMVRQWQQIEYGSRYSQSYMDALPDFVALAEAYGHVGIRVERPADVEPALRDAFGKYKDRLVFLDFITDQTENVWPMVQGGKGLTEMLLGSEDL, from the coding sequence ATGGAACTCACTGGCGCGGAAATCGTGGTCCGCTGTCTGCAGGAAGAAGGGGTCGAACACCTGTTCGGCTATCCCGGCGGCGCGGTCCTCTACATCTACGACGAAATCTACAAGCAGGACAAGGTCCAGCACATCCTCGTCCGGCACGAGCAGGCTGCCGTCCACGCGGCCGATGCGTACTCCCGGTCCACCGAAAAGGTCGGCGTCTGCCTGGTCACCAGCGGCCCGGGCGTGACCAACGCTGTCACCGGCATCGCCACGGCCTACATGGACTCGATCCCGATGGTGATCCTGTCCGGACAGGTGCCCACGCACGCGATCGGCGAGGACGCCTTCCAGGAGTGCGACACGGTCGGCATCACCCGGCCCTGCGTCAAGCACAACTTCCTGGTCAAGGACGTCAAGGAGCTGGCGTCCACGATCAAGAAGGCCTTCCACATCGCCGCCAGCGGGCGGCCCGGCCCGGTCCTGGTCGACATCCCGAAGGACGTCACCCGAAACAAGTGCCGCTTCGACTACCCGGAGTCGGTGTCGATGCGCTCGTACAACCCGGTCACTCGCGGTCACCAGGGCCAGCTGAAGAAGGCGCTGGGCCTGCTGCTCGGCGCCGAGCGGCCGATGGTGTACACCGGCGGCGGCGTGATCCTCGCCAATGCGGCGCCCGAGCTGAACAAGCTGGTCGACCTGCTCGGCTACCCGGTCACCAACACGCTGATGGGGCTGGGCGGCTATCGCGCGAGCGATCCGAAGTTCGTCGGCATGCCGGGCATGCACGGCACCTACGAGGCGAACATGGCGATGCAGCACTGCGACGTGCTGATCGCGATCGGCGCGCGCTTCGACGACCGTGTCATCGGCAATCCCAAGCACTTCGCGCAGAACCCGCGCAAGATCGTCCACATCGACATCGACCCGTCGTCGATCTCCAAGCGGGTGAAGGTCGACGTGCCGATCGTCGGCGACGTGCGCGAGACCCTGGTCGAGCTGACCTCGCTGCTCGAGGAGAGCTTCGCGGCCGGCAAGAAGACCAACACCGCCGCGCTGAAGGCCTGGTGGGACCAGATCAACGAGTGGCGCAAGCGCGACTGCCTGAAGTACAAGGGCAGCGACGAGGTCATCAAGCCGCAGTTCGTCGTCGAGAAGCTCTGGGAGGTCACGAAGGGCGACGCCTTCGTCACCTCCGACGTCGGCCAGCACCAGATGTTCGCGGCCCAGTTCTACCGCTTCGACAAGCCGCGCCGCTGGATCAACTCTGGCGGCCTGGGCACGATGGGCGTGGGCCTTCCGTACGCGATGGGCGTGCTGATGGCGCACCCGGGCGCGCAGGTGGCCTGCGTCACCGGCGAGGGCTCGATCCAGATGTGCATCCAGGAGCTCTCGACCTGCAAGCAGTACGACCTGCCGGTCAAGATCGTCAACCTGAACAACCGCTACCTGGGCATGGTCCGGCAGTGGCAGCAGATCGAGTACGGCAGCCGCTACTCCCAGTCGTACATGGACGCGCTGCCCGACTTCGTCGCGCTGGCCGAGGCCTACGGCCACGTGGGCATCCGCGTCGAAAGGCCGGCCGACGTCGAGCCGGCGCTGCGCGACGCTTTCGGCAAGTACAAGGACCGGCTCGTGTTCCTCGACTTCATCACCGACCAGACCGAGAACGTCTGGCCGATGGTGCAGGGCGGCAAGGGCCTGACCGAGATGCTGCTCGGCTCGGAAGATCTCTGA
- a CDS encoding phosphatidylserine decarboxylase: protein MSRYPHPIIAREGWPFLAIAVVVSLVVTIWGGWLWALPLWLVSLFVLQFFRDPPREIPQGERLVLAPADGRVIAIETVRDPYADRQALKISVFMNVFNVHSNRSPVDGRIDKVEYFPGKFLNADLDKASEANERNALQIRTADGALVGCVQVAGLVARRILCYVAAGDTLARGQRFGFIRFGSRVDLYLPTDARPRVGVGEKVYAARDVLAELAPAQQ, encoded by the coding sequence ATGTCCCGCTACCCGCATCCGATCATCGCCCGCGAGGGCTGGCCCTTCCTGGCGATCGCCGTCGTCGTCTCCCTGGTCGTCACGATCTGGGGCGGCTGGCTCTGGGCGCTGCCCTTGTGGCTGGTCTCGCTGTTCGTGCTGCAGTTCTTCCGCGACCCGCCGCGCGAGATCCCTCAGGGCGAGCGGCTGGTGCTCGCGCCCGCCGACGGACGGGTGATCGCGATCGAGACGGTCCGCGACCCCTACGCCGATCGCCAGGCGCTGAAGATCTCGGTCTTCATGAACGTGTTCAACGTGCACTCGAACCGGTCGCCGGTCGACGGCCGGATCGACAAGGTCGAGTACTTCCCGGGCAAGTTCCTGAACGCCGACCTGGACAAGGCCTCCGAGGCCAACGAGCGCAACGCGCTGCAGATCCGCACGGCCGACGGCGCGCTGGTCGGCTGCGTGCAGGTGGCGGGCCTGGTCGCCCGTCGCATCCTCTGCTACGTGGCCGCCGGCGACACGCTGGCCCGCGGGCAGCGCTTCGGCTTCATCCGCTTCGGCTCTCGGGTCGACCTGTACCTGCCGACCGACGCGCGACCCAGGGTCGGGGTGGGCGAGAAGGTCTATGCCGCGCGCGACGTGCTGGCCGAGCTCGCGCCGGCGCAGCAATAA
- the tpiA gene encoding triose-phosphate isomerase, whose translation MKSRKPLVAGNWKMNGDIVTNEHLFTALRSALERASISQVDVVICPPFPYLGQAGAWLGDTGIAWGAQNVAAAANGALTGEVSVSMLADLGCGWAIVGHSERRTLLGETDEVVARKASMCVAGGLGVIACVGETLDEREADATEAVLARQVEALVPALQGADPARAVVAYEPVWAIGTGRTASPEMAQQAHAFIRARMAHAGVAGADAIRIVYGGSVKAANAMSLFSMPDVDGGLIGGASLVADEFLNICRAAAVA comes from the coding sequence ATGAAGTCCCGCAAGCCGCTCGTCGCCGGAAACTGGAAGATGAACGGCGACATCGTCACGAACGAGCACCTGTTCACCGCGCTGCGCTCGGCGCTCGAGCGCGCGTCGATTTCGCAGGTCGACGTGGTGATCTGCCCGCCGTTTCCCTATCTCGGACAGGCCGGCGCCTGGCTGGGCGACACGGGCATCGCGTGGGGCGCCCAGAACGTGGCCGCCGCGGCCAACGGCGCGCTGACCGGCGAGGTCTCGGTCAGCATGCTGGCCGACCTCGGCTGCGGCTGGGCGATCGTCGGTCACTCCGAACGGCGAACGCTGCTCGGCGAGACCGACGAGGTGGTCGCGCGCAAGGCCTCGATGTGCGTGGCCGGCGGCCTGGGCGTGATCGCCTGCGTCGGGGAAACCCTGGACGAGCGCGAGGCCGATGCCACCGAGGCCGTGCTGGCCCGACAGGTCGAGGCGCTGGTTCCGGCACTGCAGGGGGCCGATCCGGCCCGGGCTGTGGTCGCCTACGAGCCGGTCTGGGCGATCGGCACCGGCCGCACCGCCTCGCCGGAGATGGCCCAGCAGGCCCACGCCTTCATCCGGGCGCGGATGGCCCACGCCGGGGTGGCGGGCGCCGACGCGATCCGCATCGTCTACGGCGGCAGCGTGAAGGCCGCCAACGCGATGAGCCTGTTCTCGATGCCCGATGTCGACGGTGGCCTGATCGGCGGCGCGTCGCTGGTGGCCGACGAGTTTCTCAACATCTGCCGCGCTGCCGCCGTCGCCTGA
- the ilvC gene encoding ketol-acid reductoisomerase — protein MKVFYDKDCDIKLIKGKKVAIIGYGSQGHAHALNLKDSGGKVVVGVRKGGPSWDKVKKAKLEAAEIKDAVKGADFVMMLMPDEHIGAVYKSEIEPNIKKGATLAFAHGFNVHYGQVVPREDLDVVMVAPKAPGHTVRSTYAAGGGVPMLIAIHQDKSGNARDLALSYAAAIGGGRAGIIETNFREETETDLFGEQVVLCGGTVELIKAGFETLVEAGYAPEMAYFECLHELKLIVDLIYEGGIANMNYSISNNAEFGEYVTGPRIINDESKKVMRDVLRDIQTGEYAKAFILENRAGAPTLLSRRRIMGEHQIEVVGEKLRAMMPWIKANKLVDKSKN, from the coding sequence ATGAAGGTTTTCTACGACAAGGACTGCGACATCAAGCTCATCAAGGGCAAGAAGGTCGCGATCATCGGTTACGGCTCGCAGGGCCACGCGCACGCGCTGAACCTGAAGGATTCGGGCGGCAAGGTCGTCGTCGGCGTTCGCAAGGGCGGCCCGTCGTGGGACAAGGTCAAGAAGGCCAAGCTCGAGGCCGCCGAGATCAAGGATGCGGTCAAGGGCGCCGACTTCGTGATGATGCTGATGCCCGACGAGCACATCGGCGCCGTCTACAAGAGCGAGATCGAGCCGAACATCAAGAAGGGCGCCACGCTGGCCTTCGCTCACGGCTTCAACGTGCACTACGGCCAGGTCGTGCCGCGCGAGGACCTCGACGTGGTCATGGTCGCGCCCAAGGCCCCGGGCCACACCGTGCGCTCCACCTACGCGGCCGGCGGCGGCGTGCCGATGCTGATCGCGATCCACCAGGACAAGTCGGGCAACGCCCGTGACCTGGCCCTGTCGTACGCCGCCGCGATCGGCGGCGGCCGCGCCGGCATCATCGAGACGAACTTCCGCGAGGAGACCGAGACCGACCTGTTCGGCGAGCAGGTCGTGCTGTGCGGCGGCACCGTCGAGCTGATCAAGGCGGGCTTCGAGACGCTGGTCGAGGCGGGCTACGCCCCCGAGATGGCCTACTTCGAGTGCCTGCACGAGCTCAAGCTGATCGTCGACCTCATCTACGAGGGCGGCATCGCGAACATGAACTACTCGATCTCGAACAACGCCGAGTTCGGCGAGTACGTGACCGGCCCGCGCATCATCAACGACGAGTCGAAGAAGGTCATGCGCGACGTGCTGCGCGACATCCAGACCGGCGAGTACGCGAAGGCCTTCATCCTCGAGAACCGCGCTGGCGCGCCCACGCTGCTGTCGCGCCGCCGCATCATGGGCGAGCACCAGATCGAGGTCGTCGGCGAGAAGCTGCGCGCGATGATGCCCTGGATCAAGGCCAACAAGCTGGTCGACAAGTCGAAGAACTGA
- the ilvN gene encoding acetolactate synthase small subunit: MRHIISILLENEAGALSRVVGLFSARGYNIETLTVAPTEDKSLSRMTIVTTGSDEVIEQITKQLNRLIDVVKVVDLTESPYNERELMLIKVRATGKERDEMKRMADIFRGRIIDVTDKTYTIELTGDGAKLDAFIDALDRAAILETVRTGSSGIARGERVLKV; encoded by the coding sequence ATGAGGCACATCATTTCGATCCTGCTCGAGAACGAGGCCGGCGCGCTGTCGCGGGTGGTCGGGCTGTTCTCGGCGCGCGGCTACAACATCGAGACGCTGACGGTCGCGCCCACCGAGGACAAGTCGCTGTCGCGGATGACGATCGTGACCACCGGCTCGGACGAGGTGATCGAGCAGATCACCAAGCAGCTGAACCGGCTGATCGACGTGGTCAAGGTCGTCGACCTGACCGAGAGCCCCTACAACGAGCGCGAGCTGATGCTGATCAAGGTTCGCGCCACCGGGAAGGAGCGCGACGAGATGAAACGGATGGCGGACATCTTCCGCGGCCGCATCATCGACGTCACCGACAAGACCTACACGATCGAGCTGACCGGGGACGGCGCCAAGCTCGACGCGTTCATCGACGCGCTCGACCGCGCGGCGATCCTCGAGACGGTGCGAACCGGCAGCTCGGGCATCGCCCGCGGCGAACGGGTGCTCAAAGTCTGA
- the pssA gene encoding CDP-diacylglycerol--serine O-phosphatidyltransferase: MNQDPRDRDDEDTRRLEFDELAGAPGAGSEAPGAPAGLAPQRSRRIYLLPNAFTTANLFCGFYAIVQAMNGRFEIAAIAIFVAMVLDSLDGRVARLTNTQSAFGEQYDSLSDMLSFGAAPALIVYEWALQPLGKWGWLAAFVYVAGAALRLARFNTNIGVVDRRFFQGLPSPAAAALIAGLVWIATDLRQTRWIEATGRDLAWPAFVLTIYAGITMVSNAPFYSFKDINLRRSVPFVFVIGIVLLFVLVSSDPPIVLFFLFLAYGLSGYGLWFWRWRTGRESPWKRPRE; encoded by the coding sequence ATGAACCAGGATCCGCGCGACCGCGACGACGAGGACACCCGCCGGCTGGAGTTCGACGAGCTGGCCGGCGCGCCGGGCGCTGGCTCCGAGGCGCCGGGGGCGCCGGCGGGGCTCGCGCCGCAGCGCTCGCGACGGATCTACCTGCTGCCCAACGCCTTCACCACGGCGAACCTTTTCTGCGGCTTCTACGCGATCGTGCAGGCGATGAACGGCCGCTTCGAGATCGCGGCGATCGCGATCTTCGTGGCCATGGTGCTCGACAGCCTCGACGGGCGGGTCGCCCGGCTCACCAACACCCAGAGCGCCTTCGGCGAGCAGTACGACAGCCTGTCCGACATGCTCTCGTTCGGGGCGGCGCCGGCCCTGATCGTCTACGAGTGGGCGCTGCAGCCGCTGGGCAAGTGGGGCTGGCTGGCGGCCTTCGTCTACGTGGCCGGCGCGGCGCTGCGGCTGGCCCGCTTCAACACCAACATCGGCGTCGTCGACCGGCGCTTCTTCCAGGGGCTGCCGAGCCCGGCTGCGGCGGCGCTGATCGCCGGCCTGGTCTGGATCGCCACCGACCTGCGCCAGACCCGCTGGATCGAGGCCACCGGCCGCGACCTGGCCTGGCCTGCGTTCGTGCTGACCATCTACGCCGGCATCACGATGGTCTCGAACGCGCCGTTCTACAGCTTCAAGGACATCAACCTGCGGCGCAGCGTGCCCTTCGTGTTCGTGATCGGCATCGTGCTGCTGTTCGTGCTGGTCTCGTCGGACCCGCCGATCGTCCTGTTCTTCCTGTTCCTGGCCTACGGTCTTTCGGGCTACGGGCTGTGGTTCTGGCGCTGGCGCACCGGCCGGGAGTCGCCCTGGAAGCGGCCGCGCGAATAG
- the secG gene encoding preprotein translocase subunit SecG: protein MTWLNNLLMIVQVLSALGVIVLVLMQHGKGADMGAAFGSGSSGSLFGATGSANFLSRTTGVLATVFFVCTLALALLANKRPEAPTSVMQGASQPAAPAAPADVPPAGGSAPASGAGSGTAAPASDVPK from the coding sequence ATGACCTGGTTGAACAATTTGCTGATGATCGTGCAGGTGCTCAGCGCGCTGGGCGTCATCGTCCTGGTGCTGATGCAGCACGGCAAGGGCGCCGACATGGGCGCGGCCTTCGGCTCCGGTTCCTCCGGCAGCCTGTTCGGCGCCACCGGCTCGGCGAACTTCCTGAGCCGCACGACCGGCGTGCTGGCCACCGTGTTCTTCGTCTGCACGCTGGCGCTGGCGCTGCTGGCCAACAAGCGGCCCGAGGCGCCGACCAGCGTGATGCAGGGCGCTTCGCAGCCCGCCGCGCCGGCTGCGCCGGCCGATGTGCCGCCCGCCGGCGGCAGCGCCCCGGCCTCGGGCGCGGGTTCCGGTACGGCCGCCCCGGCGAGCGACGTGCCGAAGTGA
- the nuoE gene encoding NADH-quinone oxidoreductase subunit NuoE — protein sequence MSAVPNPQRLLSDEAYARIDRELAKYPADQRQSAVMSALAIAQREKGWVSPEVIRDVAAYIGMPPIAVHEVATFYNMYDTQPVGKHKLSVCTNLPCALRDGVKAGEYLKEKLGIGYGETTADGLFTLKESECFGACADSPVLLVNNHRMCSFMSNEKLDALIAELKAQG from the coding sequence ATGAGCGCAGTACCGAATCCCCAACGCCTGCTCAGCGACGAGGCCTACGCGCGGATCGACCGCGAGCTGGCCAAGTACCCGGCCGACCAGCGCCAGTCGGCGGTCATGTCCGCGCTGGCGATCGCGCAGCGCGAGAAGGGCTGGGTGTCGCCCGAGGTGATCCGCGACGTCGCCGCCTACATCGGCATGCCGCCGATCGCGGTGCACGAGGTCGCGACCTTCTACAACATGTACGACACGCAGCCGGTCGGCAAGCACAAGCTGTCGGTCTGCACGAACCTGCCCTGCGCGCTGCGCGACGGCGTCAAGGCGGGCGAGTACCTGAAGGAGAAGCTCGGCATCGGCTACGGCGAGACCACGGCCGACGGCCTGTTCACGCTGAAGGAGAGCGAGTGCTTCGGCGCCTGCGCCGACTCGCCGGTGCTGCTGGTGAACAACCACCGGATGTGCAGCTTCATGAGCAACGAGAAGCTCGACGCGCTGATCGCCGAGCTCAAGGCGCAGGGGTAA
- a CDS encoding NADH-quinone oxidoreductase subunit A translates to MNLENYLPVLLFILVGIAVGVGPMLIGKILGPSRPDPEKLSPYECGFEAFEDARMKFDVRYYLVAILFILFDLEIAFLFPWAVSLDTIGFFGFVSMMIFLTVLVVGFVYEWSKGALDWE, encoded by the coding sequence GTGAACCTCGAAAACTACCTCCCCGTCCTGCTGTTCATCCTCGTCGGCATCGCCGTGGGCGTCGGCCCGATGCTGATCGGCAAGATCCTCGGCCCCAGCCGGCCCGATCCCGAAAAGCTCTCCCCCTACGAATGCGGCTTCGAGGCCTTCGAAGACGCACGGATGAAGTTCGACGTCCGCTACTACCTGGTCGCGATCCTCTTCATCCTCTTCGACCTCGAGATCGCGTTCCTCTTCCCGTGGGCCGTTTCGCTCGACACGATCGGCTTCTTCGGGTTCGTCTCGATGATGATCTTCCTCACCGTCCTGGTCGTCGGATTCGTCTACGAATGGTCCAAGGGCGCGCTCGACTGGGAATGA
- a CDS encoding RNA polymerase sigma factor, which translates to MATRQELSDFLESAERRAFRQAVFAVRDEELALDLVQDAMLRLVEKYADRPAPELPLLFQRILQNAVTDHFRRQKVRNLWTTLLSSLSSDGDDEDDRDVLESLEADPSTSLGRDGAANVERDQILAIIDEEIRKLPARQREAFLLRYWEDMDVAETAAIMGCSEGSVKTHCSRANHALAAALKARGITP; encoded by the coding sequence ATGGCCACCCGCCAGGAACTGTCCGACTTTCTCGAATCGGCCGAACGCCGCGCCTTCCGGCAGGCGGTGTTCGCGGTGCGGGACGAGGAGCTTGCGCTGGACCTGGTGCAGGACGCGATGCTGCGGTTGGTCGAAAAGTACGCCGACCGGCCGGCGCCCGAGCTCCCGCTGCTGTTCCAGCGGATCCTGCAGAACGCGGTCACCGATCACTTCCGCCGGCAGAAGGTCCGGAACCTCTGGACCACCCTGCTCTCTTCGCTGTCCTCGGACGGGGACGACGAGGACGATCGCGACGTGCTGGAGTCGCTCGAGGCCGACCCGTCGACCAGCCTGGGACGCGACGGCGCGGCCAATGTCGAGCGCGACCAGATCCTGGCGATCATCGACGAGGAGATCCGCAAGCTGCCCGCGCGTCAACGCGAGGCCTTCCTGCTGCGTTACTGGGAAGACATGGACGTTGCCGAAACAGCGGCGATCATGGGTTGCTCCGAGGGCAGCGTGAAAACGCACTGCTCCCGGGCGAACCACGCACTGGCTGCCGCTCTGAAGGCCCGAGGCATCACCCCATGA
- a CDS encoding NADH-quinone oxidoreductase subunit D: protein MAEIKNYTLNFGPQHPAAHGVLRLVLELDGEVVQRADPHIGLLHRATEKLAEQKTFIQSVPYMDRLDYVSMMCNEHAYVMAIEKLLGIEVPVRAQYIRVMFDEITRILNHLLWIGAHGLDVGAMAVFLYAFREREDLMDCYEAVSGARMHAAYYRPGGVYRDLPDEMPKYRATRVRNEAAIREMNRDRQGSLLDFIEAFTERFPGYVDEYETLLTDNRIWKQRLVGIGVVDPDRAKALGFTGPMLRGSGVPWDLRKTQPYEVYDRLDFDIPVGTNGDCYDRYLVRVAEMRESNRIIRQCVEWLRANPGPVMTDSHKVAPPSRVDMKSNMEELIHHFKLFTEGFHVPEGQVYSAIEHPKGEFGIYLVSDGANKPYRLKIRAPGYAHLQGLDEMSRGHMIADVVTIIGTQDIVFGEIDR from the coding sequence ATGGCAGAGATCAAGAACTACACGCTCAACTTCGGCCCCCAGCATCCGGCGGCGCACGGCGTGCTCCGGCTGGTGCTCGAGCTCGACGGCGAGGTCGTGCAGCGCGCCGACCCGCACATCGGCCTGCTGCACCGGGCCACCGAGAAGCTGGCCGAGCAGAAGACCTTCATCCAGAGCGTGCCGTACATGGACCGTCTCGACTACGTGTCGATGATGTGCAACGAGCACGCCTACGTGATGGCGATCGAGAAGCTGCTCGGCATCGAGGTGCCGGTCCGCGCGCAGTACATCCGGGTGATGTTCGACGAGATCACCCGCATCCTGAATCACCTGCTGTGGATCGGCGCCCACGGGCTCGACGTCGGCGCGATGGCGGTCTTCCTGTACGCCTTCCGCGAGCGCGAGGACCTGATGGACTGCTACGAGGCGGTGTCGGGCGCGCGCATGCACGCGGCCTACTACCGGCCGGGCGGCGTCTATCGCGACCTGCCCGACGAGATGCCGAAGTACCGCGCAACCAGGGTGCGCAACGAGGCCGCGATCCGCGAGATGAACCGCGATCGCCAGGGCTCGCTGCTCGACTTCATCGAGGCCTTCACCGAGCGCTTCCCCGGCTACGTCGACGAGTACGAGACCCTGCTCACCGACAACCGGATCTGGAAGCAGCGGCTGGTGGGCATCGGCGTGGTCGATCCCGATCGCGCCAAGGCGCTGGGCTTCACCGGCCCGATGCTGCGCGGCTCGGGCGTGCCCTGGGACCTGCGCAAGACCCAGCCCTACGAGGTCTACGACCGGCTCGACTTCGACATCCCGGTCGGCACCAACGGCGACTGCTACGACCGCTACCTGGTCCGCGTGGCCGAGATGCGCGAGAGCAACCGCATCATCCGGCAGTGCGTCGAGTGGCTGCGCGCCAACCCTGGCCCGGTGATGACCGACAGCCACAAGGTGGCGCCGCCCAGCCGCGTCGACATGAAGTCGAACATGGAAGAGCTGATCCACCACTTCAAGCTCTTCACCGAGGGCTTCCACGTGCCCGAGGGACAGGTCTACTCGGCGATCGAGCACCCGAAGGGCGAGTTCGGCATCTACCTGGTGTCCGACGGCGCGAACAAGCCCTACCGCCTGAAGATCCGCGCGCCCGGCTATGCCCACCTGCAGGGCCTCGACGAAATGTCCCGCGGCCACATGATCGCCGACGTGGTCACGATCATCGGCACGCAGGACATCGTGTTCGGCGAGATCGACCGCTGA